The following are from one region of the Myotis daubentonii chromosome 2, mMyoDau2.1, whole genome shotgun sequence genome:
- the ANK1 gene encoding ankyrin-1 isoform X11, whose product MWTFITQLLVTLVLLSFFLVSCQNVMHIFKGSLCFVLKHIHQELDKELGENEGLSDDEETISTRVVRRRVLFKGSELQNIPGEQVTEEQFTDEQGNIVTKKIIRKVVRQIESSGGDDTREHEEVIVEGPPEDPGEMEVDIDNFMRHIKDHTSTPNP is encoded by the exons atgtggacttTCATCACCCAGCTCCTGGTCACCTTGGTGCTCCTGAGCTTCTTCCTGGTCAGCTGTCAGAACGTGATGCACATTTTTAAGGGCTCTCTGTGCTTCGTGCTGAAGCACATCCACCAGGAACTGGACAAGGAGCTGGGGGAGAACGAGGGCCTGAGTGACGACGAGGAGACCATCTCCACCAGGGTGGTCCGGCGTCGGGTCCTCTTCAAG GGGAGTGAGCTTCAGAATATTCCAGGGGAGCAGGTGACTGAGGAACAATTCACAGATGAGCAGGGCAACATTGTCACCAAAAAG ATCATCCGCAAAGTTGTGCGGCAGATAGAGTCGTCTGGTGGCGATGACACCCGGGAGCACGAGGAGGTGATTGTCGAGGGGCCCCCGGAAGATCCTGGGGAGATGGAAGTTGATATTGATAACTTTATGAGACACATCAAG GATCACACCTCGACACCCAACCCTTGA
- the ANK1 gene encoding ankyrin-1 isoform X12, which translates to MWTFITQLLVTLVLLSFFLVSCQNVMHIFKGSLCFVLKHIHQELDKELGENEGLSDDEETISTRVVRRRVLFKGSELQNIPGEQVTEEQFTDEQGNIVTKKIIRKVVRQIESSGGDDTREHEEVERRGNSLQPDLIEGRKGAQIVKRASLKRGKQ; encoded by the exons atgtggacttTCATCACCCAGCTCCTGGTCACCTTGGTGCTCCTGAGCTTCTTCCTGGTCAGCTGTCAGAACGTGATGCACATTTTTAAGGGCTCTCTGTGCTTCGTGCTGAAGCACATCCACCAGGAACTGGACAAGGAGCTGGGGGAGAACGAGGGCCTGAGTGACGACGAGGAGACCATCTCCACCAGGGTGGTCCGGCGTCGGGTCCTCTTCAAG GGGAGTGAGCTTCAGAATATTCCAGGGGAGCAGGTGACTGAGGAACAATTCACAGATGAGCAGGGCAACATTGTCACCAAAAAG ATCATCCGCAAAGTTGTGCGGCAGATAGAGTCGTCTGGTGGCGATGACACCCGGGAGCACGAGGAG GTGGAGCGGAGAGGGAATAGCCTGCAGCCGGACCTGAtagagggcaggaagggggctcAGATAGTGAAGCGGGCAAGCCTGAAAAGGGGGAAGCAGTGA
- the NKX6-3 gene encoding homeobox protein Nkx-6.3: MESNLQGTFLLNNTPLAQFSEMKAPVCQYSVQNSFYKLSPPGLGPQLAAGTPHGITDILSRPVATPNSSLLSGYPHVAGFGGLGSQGVYYGPQVGNFPKAGNEYPTRTRNCWADTGQDWRGGRQCSNTPDALGDSIHKKKHTRPTFTGHQIFALEKTFEQTKYLAGPERARLAYSLGMTESQVKVWFQNRRTKWRKKSALEPSSSTPRAPGGAGAGGDRAASENEDDEYNKPLDPDSDDEKIRLLLRKHRAAFSVLSLGAHSV, translated from the exons ATGGAGTCCAACCTGCAAGGGACGTTCCTGCTGAACAACACGCCGCTGGCTCAGTTCTCGGAGATGAAGGCCCCCGTGTGCCAGTACTCGGTGCAGAACTCCTTCTACAAGCTCAGCCCGCCGGGGCTGGGCCCGCAGCTGGCCGCCGGGACCCCGCACGGCATCACAGACATCCTGAGCAGGCCCGTGGCCACGCCGAACAGCAGCCTGCTCTCCGGCTACCCCCACGTGGCGGGCTTCGGTGGACTGGGCTCCCAGGGCGTCTACTATGGCCCCCAGGTGGGGAATTTTCCCAAGGCTGGGAACGAGTACCCCACCCGGACCCGGAACTGCTGGGCGGACACGGGCCAGGACTGGCGAGGCGGGCGGCAGTGCAGCAACA CCCCTGACGCCCTGGGTGACAGCATCCACAAGAAAAAGCACACTCGGCCCACCTTCACGGGGCACCAGATCTTTGCCCTGGAGAAGACCTTTGAGCAGACCAAGTACTTGGCTGGCCCTGAGAGGGCCCGGCTGGCGTACTCCCTGGGGATGACCGAGTCGCAGGTCAAG GTGTGGTTCCAGAACCGCAGGACCAAGTGGCGCAAGAAGAGCGCCCTGGAGCCCTCGTCCTCCACGCCCCGGGCCCCTggcggcgcgggcgcgggcggggaCCGCGCGGCCTCGGAGAACGAGGACGACGAGTACAACAAGCCGCTGGACCCCGACTCGGACGACGAGAAGATCCGCCTGCTGCTCCGCAAGCACCGCGCCGCCTTCTCGGTGCTGAGCCTGGGCGCGCACAGCGTCTga